One genomic segment of Candidatus Methanoperedens sp. includes these proteins:
- a CDS encoding HEAT repeat domain-containing protein: MVTEPEIHRMMKSGNVYDRIVALHELKKKFSTLTDKDQATKDMLTLTKDKESSVRKTAAEALGFAFAHITDKDQAWKDMLALTKDENWDVRSVSAEALDSAFVHLTDKDQATKDLLTLTKDENWDVRSGVAYALGSAFVHLTDKDQATKDLLTLTRDKNWDVRSGVAYALGSAFVHLTNKDQATKELLTLTKDKDSFVRRNAAEALGSAFAHITDKDHAWNDLLALTKDENWDVRKTAAEALGSTFVHVTDKDQATKDLLTLTKDENWNVRSGVAYALGSAFADLTDRDQAAKDLLSLTNDKYSIVRAYANHSLGRVHIYKATEAEDIEKFRKELENALKFFEKSSNEEIYSQPARFCLPFYRSFHATIFEKDNAEAKVQEYLNEARSAVGSSEGREKLLVAVENLGNALKEAQKARDFNDEKSDLKAYRRYCERASELLEITGEKAPNATRLIMKSLPIIDNRIKNILPEIRDKAIAIYNHTKDTPLMDIGMRTCRQAQELSLKNPVGLEIGLGRIINTAKEWCEHIGYEGKKKSACEKLKSLENLETQEKVIIISEIFEDISKNLNIPRIETVHICGTQEKLVRIAVIQFCYELTKSFPPVIKNKDMVKAKIFSGLDMAKKDNANIACLPELCLCEEWKPEIENNYPEMLVICGGFYKNNSNVCPIITKSDIEIVPQAKITPSASEDKEMWENGMIPGDRIYKYETRFGKFVILICRDFDRFAHYFRESDIDFIFCPAFNEANDRFHAEANNHVTKKPSYILIANTGVYGGSAIFGQVHKNYFNRLIGDGCKDDGDMSFKLCEAKKGKDEIIIADFNLTIKTIGPINPSVPLEPSVKRIKKLPIS, translated from the coding sequence TTGGTTACTGAACCTGAAATTCACAGAATGATGAAGAGTGGAAATGTGTATGATCGCATAGTAGCACTGCATGAACTCAAGAAAAAATTCTCAACTCTCACTGATAAAGATCAGGCAACGAAGGACATGCTAACCCTTACAAAAGATAAAGAAAGCTCTGTGCGAAAGACAGCAGCAGAAGCCCTTGGTTTTGCCTTTGCTCACATCACTGATAAAGATCAGGCATGGAAGGACATGCTAGCCCTGACAAAGGACGAGAACTGGGATGTGCGAAGTGTTTCAGCAGAAGCCCTTGATTCCGCCTTTGTTCACCTCACTGATAAAGATCAGGCAACCAAAGACCTGCTAACCCTGACAAAGGATGAGAATTGGGATGTGCGAAGTGGTGTGGCATATGCCCTTGGTTCCGCTTTCGTCCACCTCACTGATAAAGATCAGGCAACCAAAGACCTGCTAACTTTGACAAGGGATAAGAACTGGGATGTGCGAAGTGGTGTGGCATATGCCCTTGGTTCCGCTTTCGTCCACCTCACAAATAAAGATCAGGCAACCAAAGAACTGCTAACTTTGACAAAGGATAAAGACAGCTTTGTACGAAGGAATGCAGCAGAAGCCCTTGGTTCCGCCTTTGCTCACATCACTGATAAAGATCATGCATGGAATGACCTGCTTGCCCTGACAAAGGACGAGAACTGGGATGTGCGAAAGACAGCAGCAGAAGCCCTTGGTTCCACCTTTGTTCACGTCACTGATAAAGACCAGGCAACGAAAGACCTGTTAACCCTGACAAAGGACGAGAACTGGAATGTGCGAAGTGGTGTAGCATATGCCCTTGGTTCCGCCTTTGCTGACCTCACAGATAGAGATCAGGCAGCGAAAGACCTGCTTTCTCTGACAAATGACAAATATAGTATTGTGCGAGCATATGCCAACCATTCACTGGGGAGAGTACATATTTATAAGGCAACAGAAGCAGAGGATATAGAAAAATTCAGAAAAGAATTAGAAAATGCTCTGAAATTTTTTGAGAAATCTTCAAATGAAGAAATATATTCGCAGCCTGCCAGATTTTGTCTTCCATTTTACAGATCGTTCCATGCAACTATTTTTGAGAAGGACAATGCAGAGGCTAAAGTCCAGGAATATCTTAATGAAGCCAGAAGTGCAGTCGGCAGTTCAGAAGGCAGGGAAAAACTCCTTGTAGCTGTTGAGAATCTGGGAAATGCGCTGAAAGAGGCGCAGAAAGCGCGGGATTTCAATGATGAGAAATCCGACCTCAAAGCATACAGGCGATACTGCGAGCGTGCATCTGAGCTTCTTGAAATAACGGGGGAGAAGGCCCCAAATGCCACACGGCTGATTATGAAAAGTCTACCGATAATCGATAATAGGATAAAGAATATACTGCCAGAAATTCGTGATAAAGCTATAGCAATATACAACCATACAAAAGATACTCCTCTAATGGATATCGGAATGAGAACTTGCAGGCAAGCGCAGGAATTATCTTTGAAAAATCCGGTTGGTCTAGAGATCGGGCTAGGGAGGATAATTAACACAGCAAAGGAGTGGTGCGAACATATAGGGTATGAAGGTAAAAAGAAATCAGCATGTGAGAAACTCAAATCTCTGGAGAATCTGGAAACTCAAGAAAAAGTTATAATTATTTCTGAAATTTTTGAAGATATTTCCAAGAATCTTAATATTCCTCGCATCGAGACGGTTCATATCTGTGGCACCCAAGAAAAATTAGTCAGAATAGCTGTAATTCAATTCTGTTATGAATTGACAAAATCATTTCCTCCTGTAATTAAAAATAAAGATATGGTTAAAGCAAAGATTTTTTCAGGACTTGACATGGCAAAAAAAGATAATGCAAATATCGCTTGCCTTCCTGAACTGTGTTTATGCGAAGAATGGAAACCTGAAATAGAGAATAATTATCCTGAAATGCTCGTTATTTGTGGAGGATTTTATAAAAATAATAGTAACGTCTGCCCCATAATAACTAAATCCGATATAGAAATAGTCCCTCAGGCAAAAATCACGCCATCTGCTTCTGAAGACAAGGAAATGTGGGAAAACGGGATGATACCTGGAGATAGAATCTACAAATACGAAACTCGGTTTGGAAAATTTGTGATTCTTATATGCAGGGACTTTGATAGATTTGCTCATTATTTCAGGGAAAGTGATATCGATTTTATATTTTGCCCGGCATTCAATGAAGCTAATGACAGATTTCATGCTGAAGCCAACAACCATGTTACAAAAAAACCTTCCTACATATTGATAGCGAATACAGGCGTTTATGGAGGGAGCGCGATTTTTGGGCAGGTTCATAAAAATTATTTTAATAGATTGATCGGTGATGGCTGTAAAGATGATGGAGATATGTCGTTTAAATTATGCGAAGCTAAAAAAGGAAAAGATGAAATTATAATCGCTGATTTCAATCTAACTATTAAAACTATTGGGCCAATAAATCCTTCAGTGCCTCTGGAACCAAGTGTGAAACGTATTAAAAAGCTACCAATTTCTTAG
- the psmB gene encoding archaeal proteasome endopeptidase complex subunit beta, with the protein MENMEYKGTTTIGLVCDTGVVLASERRATMGHFIASKDAKKVYKIDDLIAMTTAGSVGDAQRLVKWMQVESKLYKMRREESMTVKGIVSLLANILSGNRYYPYFVQLLVGGVDKNGPSVYSLDAVGGIIEEKKAVSTGSGSPMAYGVLEDRYVENMPIEDGVELAVRALHNAMKRDSASGDGINVVKITPEGYIEVEDSEIKKLRDTFT; encoded by the coding sequence ATGGAGAATATGGAATACAAAGGAACTACTACAATTGGGTTAGTCTGCGATACAGGTGTCGTCTTAGCGTCTGAAAGGAGAGCGACGATGGGGCACTTTATTGCTAGTAAAGATGCCAAAAAAGTCTATAAGATCGACGACTTGATCGCAATGACCACAGCAGGTTCTGTGGGGGATGCCCAGAGGCTTGTAAAATGGATGCAGGTCGAGTCGAAACTCTACAAGATGCGCAGGGAAGAGTCCATGACAGTGAAAGGGATAGTAAGTTTACTTGCAAATATCCTGAGCGGCAACAGGTACTATCCTTATTTTGTCCAGCTCCTCGTCGGAGGGGTGGATAAGAACGGACCCAGCGTCTACTCACTTGATGCGGTTGGTGGAATAATCGAAGAAAAGAAGGCCGTGTCAACAGGATCAGGTTCCCCGATGGCATACGGAGTGCTGGAGGACAGATATGTGGAAAACATGCCTATCGAGGATGGGGTAGAACTGGCCGTTCGTGCCCTGCATAATGCCATGAAGCGCGACTCTGCTTCCGGCGACGGTATCAATGTAGTTAAGATCACACCGGAAGGATATATCGAAGTAGAAGATTCTGAGATCAAGAAGCTGCGCGATACCTTTACATAA
- a CDS encoding beta-CASP ribonuclease aCPSF1 — protein MTVDEVLNDLKHKIRAQLPKDITISDVDFEGPELVIYTEEPRKFADNGDIIKNLAKDLRKRLVVRPDPKVLAQPEEAIAAISRIVPPESGISNHFFDVDTGEVVIEAEKPGLVIGRHGETLREITKEIGWTSKVVRTPPMKSTTVNNIRQFMRANKDERKTILKTIGRKIHRGLTSKDKWVRLTTLGACREVGRSCFLLSTPETRILIDCGVSVSGEDNGTPYLYVPEAHPINQIDAVILTHAHLDHIGLVPLLYKYGFEGPVYCTPPTRDLMALLQLDYIDVAAREGRKIPYESAMIREVLKHTITLNYGDVTDIAPDMKLTFHNAGHILGSSIAHFHVGDGLYNIAFTGDFKFEKTRLFDPANTDFPRVETLVMEATYGGSRDIQPSRKDAERHMQQIAKETLENKGNLLIPTFAVGRSQEVMIVLEEAIRKGLIDDVPVYLDGMITEATAIHTTHPEYLNNELRNQIFHKGMNPFLSKCFVQVDSKEKRQKIIEDREPCIILATSGMLNGGPVMEYLKALGPEEKNTMVFVGYQAEGTLGRRLQKGWKEIPMHAGGGRTETVKINMHIDTVDGFSGHSDRIQLMEYVRRMRPRAEHIITQHGDEKNCMDLASSIYRKYKIETRAPMNLETIRLA, from the coding sequence ATGACAGTTGATGAAGTATTGAACGACCTGAAACACAAAATAAGAGCCCAACTTCCAAAAGATATTACAATATCGGATGTAGATTTTGAGGGACCCGAACTCGTTATTTATACGGAAGAGCCAAGAAAATTCGCAGACAACGGGGATATCATAAAAAACCTTGCAAAGGATCTCAGGAAACGTCTCGTAGTCAGACCGGATCCAAAGGTTCTGGCCCAGCCAGAAGAGGCTATAGCGGCAATATCAAGAATCGTCCCTCCCGAGTCGGGGATTTCCAACCACTTTTTTGACGTGGACACAGGAGAAGTGGTAATAGAAGCTGAAAAGCCGGGTCTTGTCATAGGCAGACACGGCGAGACGCTGCGCGAGATCACAAAAGAGATTGGCTGGACATCAAAGGTTGTTCGTACGCCTCCAATGAAATCCACTACAGTGAACAATATTCGCCAGTTCATGCGTGCAAACAAGGATGAACGCAAGACCATATTGAAGACAATAGGCAGAAAAATACACCGCGGCCTCACCTCCAAGGACAAATGGGTCAGACTGACAACCCTGGGAGCCTGCCGTGAAGTAGGACGCAGCTGTTTCCTGCTATCAACACCTGAAACAAGGATATTGATCGACTGCGGGGTATCCGTCAGCGGAGAGGATAATGGCACGCCTTACCTATACGTGCCCGAAGCCCATCCCATAAACCAGATCGATGCGGTAATCCTGACCCATGCACACCTTGATCATATAGGGCTTGTGCCCCTGTTATATAAATACGGGTTCGAAGGGCCGGTCTACTGCACCCCACCCACCCGTGATCTTATGGCTTTGCTGCAGCTGGACTACATCGATGTGGCGGCCCGTGAGGGCAGGAAAATACCGTATGAATCTGCCATGATCCGGGAGGTTCTGAAGCATACCATCACATTGAATTACGGTGATGTTACCGACATAGCTCCTGATATGAAGCTGACATTCCATAATGCAGGGCATATTCTGGGGTCATCGATAGCGCATTTCCATGTGGGCGATGGTCTGTACAATATTGCTTTTACAGGAGATTTCAAGTTTGAGAAAACACGTCTTTTTGATCCTGCAAACACCGACTTCCCGCGCGTGGAAACGCTTGTAATGGAGGCGACCTATGGTGGCTCAAGGGACATCCAGCCTTCAAGGAAAGATGCTGAGAGGCATATGCAGCAAATCGCGAAGGAGACGCTTGAAAATAAAGGGAATCTCCTTATCCCGACATTTGCCGTCGGGAGAAGCCAGGAAGTCATGATAGTCCTCGAGGAAGCTATCCGTAAGGGTTTGATAGATGATGTTCCTGTTTATCTTGATGGTATGATAACCGAGGCGACAGCGATCCATACCACGCATCCCGAATACCTGAATAACGAGCTTCGCAATCAGATATTCCATAAAGGAATGAACCCTTTTCTTTCGAAATGTTTTGTGCAGGTGGATTCAAAAGAGAAACGCCAGAAGATAATCGAAGACAGGGAGCCGTGCATTATCCTGGCGACCTCAGGCATGTTGAATGGTGGCCCTGTTATGGAATACTTAAAAGCTCTTGGACCGGAGGAAAAGAACACCATGGTCTTTGTAGGTTACCAGGCAGAAGGAACTCTTGGACGGCGACTGCAGAAAGGATGGAAAGAAATACCAATGCATGCAGGCGGAGGGAGAACAGAGACTGTCAAGATCAACATGCATATAGATACGGTTGACGGATTCTCAGGGCACTCAGACAGGATACAGCTTATGGAGTATGTCCGAAGGATGAGACCCCGGGCTGAACACATAATCACCCAGCACGGGGATGAGAAGAACTGCATGGACCTGGCAAGCTCTATATACCGAAAGTACAAGATAGAAACGCGCGCCCCGATGAACCTTGAGACGATAAGGCTGGCTTAA
- the tatC gene encoding twin-arginine translocase subunit TatC: MNTVPGDQEMPLVEHFKELRGRMIIAAIPIVLITSIAFLFSGQLLQMIWKQTVPVPMTVYSPMELIIAKLTLSLMCALFFGIPVVIYEGFMFVGKGLYPNEKKFFIRVVPFSFILFTAGAALAYFIVIPLMFKYTILYSIDVAAPQISVIKTIDAITTLALSFGLIFQFPLLLIYSIKMRLLKLESLRGKRKIIYGALIAFALFVSPDPSALSELIVAAVLVLLFEFSLLVARFF, encoded by the coding sequence ATGAACACAGTACCCGGCGACCAGGAAATGCCCCTGGTTGAGCATTTCAAGGAACTTCGCGGAAGAATGATCATTGCCGCAATTCCGATAGTCCTGATTACATCGATTGCCTTTCTCTTCTCGGGTCAATTGCTCCAGATGATATGGAAGCAGACTGTTCCTGTCCCCATGACCGTGTATTCCCCGATGGAATTGATCATTGCCAAGCTCACGCTCTCACTTATGTGCGCGCTTTTTTTTGGGATACCTGTTGTGATCTACGAGGGATTCATGTTCGTAGGGAAAGGGCTTTATCCGAACGAAAAGAAGTTTTTCATAAGGGTCGTTCCTTTTTCGTTCATACTCTTTACAGCAGGAGCCGCCCTTGCCTATTTTATTGTTATACCACTCATGTTTAAATATACGATACTTTATTCAATTGATGTGGCGGCCCCTCAGATATCTGTGATAAAAACAATTGACGCCATAACAACGCTGGCCCTGAGTTTCGGCCTCATTTTCCAGTTCCCTCTGCTTCTGATATACTCCATAAAAATGAGACTTTTGAAACTTGAGTCGCTCAGAGGAAAGAGAAAGATAATATATGGTGCACTTATTGCGTTTGCTTTATTCGTGTCACCTGACCCTTCCGCCCTTTCCGAATTGATCGTGGCTGCTGTGCTTGTCCTATTATTTGAATTCAGCCTTCTTGTGGCCAGGTTTTTTTAA
- the thiL gene encoding thiamine-phosphate kinase → MKVSELGERELISRIAKLLVKSGDNVIEGAGEDDCAVLDIGGKDYLLITTDMLHRKTDFPPQMTARQIGWMSVAVNLSDLASKGAQPLGLLMAMGIPPDTEVGFVDDIVKGMGECASKYGTEIIGGDTDSHDELTITGTALGLVKKELLIRRSGGRPGDAVCVTGRPGLAGAALLALSNGIPVSQEISKALFEPIPRIYEGIALAESGAVTSMMDISDGLALSLHDMAKAGGIGFKIRENKLPALPEITGLGKEILRDAALFAGGDFELLFTVAPDRMTQARKACPFAIIGEVIKNGVFIEGKTGLADLEPRGYEHFRIKKP, encoded by the coding sequence ATGAAAGTCAGCGAACTGGGCGAGCGTGAATTGATATCGCGTATCGCAAAGCTACTTGTAAAATCAGGTGACAATGTAATTGAAGGCGCAGGCGAAGATGATTGCGCTGTCCTGGACATCGGTGGAAAGGATTATCTTCTCATTACCACGGACATGCTGCATCGAAAAACTGATTTCCCTCCCCAGATGACAGCCCGCCAGATCGGCTGGATGTCGGTCGCGGTAAATTTGAGCGACCTGGCTTCCAAGGGTGCACAACCTCTTGGATTATTGATGGCAATGGGAATACCTCCTGACACCGAGGTCGGATTTGTTGATGATATCGTAAAGGGAATGGGGGAATGTGCCTCAAAATATGGCACAGAGATCATCGGCGGGGATACTGATTCTCATGATGAACTCACAATTACGGGAACAGCGCTCGGACTGGTAAAAAAGGAATTGCTCATTCGAAGGAGTGGGGGAAGACCTGGAGATGCTGTATGTGTGACAGGTCGCCCGGGTCTGGCTGGAGCCGCTCTTCTTGCACTATCTAATGGAATCCCGGTCAGCCAGGAGATATCAAAAGCTTTGTTCGAACCTATTCCAAGGATTTACGAGGGCATCGCGCTTGCCGAATCCGGAGCCGTCACTTCAATGATGGATATCAGCGATGGTCTTGCTCTTTCGCTTCATGATATGGCCAAGGCAGGAGGGATTGGTTTCAAGATACGGGAAAATAAACTTCCAGCTCTGCCCGAGATTACGGGGTTGGGAAAAGAAATATTGCGGGACGCCGCTTTATTTGCGGGCGGGGATTTTGAACTCCTGTTCACTGTTGCGCCTGACAGGATGACACAGGCAAGAAAAGCCTGTCCGTTTGCGATCATAGGTGAAGTCATCAAGAACGGGGTTTTTATTGAAGGAAAAACAGGACTCGCGGACCTTGAACCCAGAGGATATGAACATTTCAGAATAAAGAAACCTTAA
- a CDS encoding SIR2 family protein: MNGFSIDPDEINYLLDKGKSELKNVDKVLEKAQKLKELNELEIASLLHIDPNTNNKDFHNLLKTARCVRNDALGHQINLMVPLYITNYCINKCPYCAFNCNNDSHSRTRLFFDQYCKEIDYLTEENSFRTIELVFSDDPKIGIKEMMEYIRYLKNKLTQKEGGGMIGLNSPPLSQESYSSLKSVGLDSVLSWQETYHQKTYDELHKECVSKKDYQYRLETQERICNSGIRNVGIGVLLGLYDFKFDIMALIKHGLFLRNKFNCFPIFGIPRLKTATRMTFQPKHEYQVSDNHLKLITAILRLAFPYSHIFISTREKKEMIMELLNDGGGSITAALCSVAPGYISYKNCELSQFDVFSYKPAEMEQDLVRNGFIPTYNPPFFDQISLKRLITEIFEGNAVLFIGSGLTDVIMNRGGNSSIYEKIADILTIKNSITTNNDCILEDAIKKRRGRINLIQEDKDMLEMKSDTTIYKIHGSFDRDYIIFNKLEELFFIKTILFVGYSLDDDNINNIIKDTNRHLENKVQFYAIMRDPTEVELNFWESNNTVIFNIDINHFFDILTEKLRTDYRKDICTFEAIWEVRKQMELSSVRLAAKYRDTRNIEALKTILGEFEKALGDEKAKEKDIWEYDFDFHVGISVASGNSLFYDICRLLYRSLSPLSRQVQSFETLRQHSKILDAIIDKDEERAIKHMEAHIDYVRSVWEQGFNAK, encoded by the coding sequence ATGAATGGATTTAGCATAGACCCTGATGAAATCAATTATCTTTTAGATAAGGGAAAATCAGAACTTAAGAATGTTGACAAAGTTCTTGAGAAGGCGCAAAAATTAAAAGAGCTGAATGAACTAGAAATTGCTTCACTTCTCCATATAGATCCAAACACCAATAATAAAGATTTTCATAATCTGTTGAAAACTGCAAGGTGTGTCAGGAATGATGCGCTAGGACATCAAATAAATCTAATGGTTCCGCTTTACATTACAAATTATTGTATAAACAAATGTCCTTATTGTGCATTTAATTGTAATAATGACAGCCACAGCAGAACCCGCTTATTTTTTGACCAATATTGTAAGGAAATTGATTATTTGACGGAAGAAAATAGTTTTAGAACAATAGAATTGGTTTTCTCAGACGACCCGAAAATTGGCATAAAGGAAATGATGGAATATATAAGATATTTGAAAAATAAACTAACGCAGAAAGAAGGTGGTGGGATGATTGGTTTAAACTCTCCTCCTTTATCGCAGGAGAGTTATAGTTCGTTGAAGAGTGTGGGTTTAGACAGTGTGCTATCGTGGCAGGAAACATATCACCAGAAAACATACGACGAGCTTCATAAAGAGTGTGTTTCAAAAAAAGATTATCAGTACAGGCTAGAAACTCAAGAAAGAATTTGTAATAGTGGAATAAGAAATGTGGGGATTGGTGTGTTGCTCGGATTATATGATTTCAAATTCGATATCATGGCATTGATCAAACATGGATTGTTTTTAAGAAATAAATTCAACTGCTTTCCGATATTTGGGATACCTCGTTTGAAAACAGCTACTAGAATGACATTCCAGCCAAAGCATGAATATCAGGTCTCCGATAACCACTTGAAGCTTATCACCGCAATTCTTAGACTGGCATTCCCATATTCACATATTTTCATAAGTACAAGAGAAAAAAAAGAGATGATTATGGAATTGTTGAATGATGGCGGAGGATCTATCACGGCCGCTCTTTGTAGCGTAGCTCCAGGTTATATTTCCTACAAGAATTGCGAATTAAGTCAATTCGATGTTTTTTCATACAAACCCGCTGAAATGGAACAAGATTTAGTTAGAAATGGGTTTATTCCTACATATAATCCTCCCTTTTTTGATCAGATTAGTTTGAAACGATTAATTACTGAGATATTTGAGGGGAATGCAGTTTTATTTATTGGTTCCGGATTAACAGACGTTATCATGAATCGTGGCGGTAATTCCTCGATTTATGAAAAGATTGCAGATATTTTAACTATCAAAAATTCTATCACAACGAATAATGACTGCATTTTAGAAGATGCGATCAAAAAACGTAGAGGAAGAATTAATCTAATTCAAGAAGATAAAGACATGTTGGAGATGAAATCTGATACAACAATTTACAAAATACATGGTTCCTTTGATAGAGATTATATTATCTTCAATAAACTCGAGGAGCTTTTTTTCATAAAAACCATTTTATTTGTTGGATATAGTCTGGATGATGATAACATTAATAATATTATTAAAGATACCAATCGGCATTTAGAGAACAAGGTTCAGTTCTATGCCATTATGAGAGATCCAACAGAAGTTGAACTTAATTTTTGGGAGAGTAATAATACTGTAATTTTTAACATAGATATCAATCACTTCTTCGATATTTTAACTGAAAAACTCCGAACAGATTATAGAAAAGATATCTGCACTTTTGAAGCGATTTGGGAAGTCCGCAAACAGATGGAGTTAAGTTCAGTAAGACTGGCAGCAAAATATAGAGATACTCGGAACATAGAGGCTCTAAAGACCATTTTAGGAGAATTTGAAAAAGCTCTAGGAGATGAAAAAGCAAAGGAGAAGGATATATGGGAGTATGATTTTGACTTCCATGTGGGGATATCTGTCGCAAGTGGAAACAGTCTATTCTATGATATTTGCAGATTGTTATATAGATCATTATCTCCGCTAAGCAGACAAGTTCAATCTTTTGAGACTTTACGTCAACACAGCAAAATATTGGATGCTATCATCGACAAAGATGAAGAAAGAGCAATTAAGCACATGGAAGCTCATATCGATTATGTAAGGAGTGTCTGGGAACAAGGATTTAATGCTAAGTGA
- the proS gene encoding proline--tRNA ligase, producing the protein MAEKQTEEKKAVLPSKSNFSEWYNELLLMGEIMDVRYPVKGLYVWFPFGFEVRKRTYAIIRELLDKDHKEALFPLLIPESEFMKEAEHIKGFENEVYWVTRGGKNELDVKLALRPTSETAIYPMYKVWVRSHADLPIKIYQIVNTFRYETKHTRPLIRLREITSFKEAHTVHATWDEAAEQVREATRIYQEFYRRLAIPTIVSKRPEWDKFPGADYTMAVDTLMPDNKTLQIGTAHHLGDNFAKTFEIKYEDMNGEQQYAHQTCYGISERSIAALISVHGDDKGLVFPPEVAPTQVVVIPILFGKSDEITKACRDVADRLKEKGIRTALDESDERPGAKYYKWEMKGVPLRVEIGPRDLKNNVATVVRRDSGSKENVPLDNIVEEIQKRFEDIHNKLFEKAQRSLKERIFDCNNLEEVKEKIPEGIARISWCCERECGLAMEESVGAGILGIPEGELGSGGGACPICKKETEKMVIMAKTY; encoded by the coding sequence ATGGCAGAAAAGCAGACCGAAGAAAAAAAAGCTGTCCTCCCTTCAAAATCAAACTTCAGCGAATGGTATAATGAACTTCTCCTGATGGGAGAGATAATGGATGTGCGCTATCCTGTAAAAGGGCTTTACGTCTGGTTCCCTTTCGGGTTCGAGGTGCGGAAGCGAACCTACGCCATAATAAGAGAACTGCTTGACAAGGATCACAAAGAAGCCCTGTTCCCGCTTCTGATCCCGGAGAGCGAGTTCATGAAGGAGGCAGAGCACATAAAAGGCTTTGAGAATGAGGTTTACTGGGTCACTCGCGGCGGCAAGAACGAGCTTGATGTCAAGCTTGCCCTGCGCCCGACAAGCGAAACGGCCATCTATCCCATGTATAAGGTGTGGGTTCGCTCCCATGCCGACCTGCCCATCAAGATCTACCAGATAGTGAACACCTTCAGGTACGAGACAAAACACACGCGTCCCCTCATCCGCCTGCGCGAGATAACCTCGTTCAAGGAAGCGCATACCGTGCATGCCACCTGGGATGAAGCTGCGGAGCAGGTCAGGGAAGCCACGCGCATATACCAGGAATTCTACAGGAGGCTTGCGATTCCCACCATTGTTTCAAAGCGCCCTGAATGGGATAAATTCCCGGGTGCGGATTATACGATGGCCGTGGATACGTTGATGCCGGACAATAAAACACTCCAGATCGGAACGGCCCATCACCTGGGGGACAATTTTGCAAAGACGTTTGAGATCAAATATGAAGATATGAACGGAGAGCAGCAGTACGCGCACCAGACATGCTACGGCATTTCAGAGCGCAGCATCGCGGCCCTGATCTCGGTCCACGGGGATGATAAGGGATTGGTATTCCCGCCGGAAGTCGCGCCAACCCAGGTCGTGGTCATCCCGATCTTATTCGGGAAGAGCGATGAGATAACGAAAGCATGCCGCGATGTTGCAGACCGATTAAAGGAAAAAGGGATCCGCACGGCACTTGATGAGAGTGATGAACGTCCTGGAGCCAAATATTATAAATGGGAAATGAAGGGCGTGCCTTTGAGGGTGGAGATCGGACCGCGGGACCTGAAAAATAATGTGGCTACAGTTGTAAGAAGGGACAGCGGAAGCAAGGAAAATGTTCCGCTGGATAATATCGTGGAAGAGATCCAAAAGCGATTTGAGGACATCCATAATAAGTTATTTGAGAAAGCCCAAAGATCTTTGAAGGAACGCATATTCGATTGCAATAATCTGGAAGAAGTGAAAGAAAAAATCCCGGAAGGCATCGCAAGGATATCATGGTGCTGCGAACGTGAATGCGGCCTTGCCATGGAAGAATCGGTCGGTGCAGGCATTCTGGGAATACCTGAGGGTGAGCTCGGAAGCGGCGGCGGAGCCTGTCCTATCTGTAAAAAGGAGACAGAAAAGATGGTGATAATGGCCAAGACATATTAG